The Tenacibaculum sp. MAR_2010_89 sequence AATGGTAATGTAGCATATACAGGTATATCTTTACCCACCTCAGCATAAGAAACTCTAAGCTTTCCAAAATTAATTGACTCAGGCATTTCAAACATTTCTGAAAGAACCCCCGTTAAACCAATAGATGGATAGAAAAATGAAGTTGAATTTGTATTTACTAAGGTAGATGACCAATCTGTTCTTCCTGTTACATCTAAGAATAACATTTTTTTATACCCAAAATTTGCTGATCCAAATACAGATTGCACTTCTCTATTTCCAACTGATTGCCTTATATTATTAGTTGTTTCAAAATTAGCAATAGTAAAAACATTTGGAAAGTTTAATCCTTTACCATCTCTACCAGAATCTAATAAAATTTGATCTCCAATAGAATATTTTGTTAAACTAGTTCCTAATAAACCTGTAAAAGTTAAATCTTCTGAAAAGTCTTTAGAATAATTAGCTATTAAATCAATGTATTGTTGTGTGTTTTCAGTTTTCTCTAAAACATACCTTCCATTATCTCCAGAATTTACAGGATCTGTTCCTGCATATTGCTTTTTATCAAATGTAAAAAATGACTTATCATAACTTACTCTCGACTGTAATGAGAAGTTATCTGTTACTTGATATTTAGCAGATACATTTGCTAATACTCTTTGTACAATATCTTGACTCGGGTTTCTGTTTATTAACCAATATGGATTTTGCTGAATGTTTTCATCAAAAGAAGAAGCATACTGATCCATCATATTAGTTGTTTGATTAAAATATTCAAATTTATTTTTATAAATATCTCTATCAATTCCTACTGGATGTAAGTACACACCTGTTAACGCATTCGAGTACAAACCATTTGTAGGTCTATTCCATATTCTTTGATCAGATAAATTAACACTTGCAGAAATATTTATTTTATCTTTTAAAAATTTAGCCGTTTCTCGTAATGTTACATTATTTCTAACTAGTCTATTTCCTGGAACAACACCTTCAGCTAATGTATTAGCATATGAAAAATAGGTTTGTACTTTAGCATTTCCTGATGTTAAAGCTACAGAGTTTATTGCTGTATAACCTGTATTAAAAAAACTTTTAGCATCGTTACTTAATCCTTGAGCTTTTGCACCCCATGATTTAGGGTCAGTTACTCTACCATTTTCAGCTATTGGACTTCCCACTGAAGCTGATTGATATTCAGATTGCAATTTTGGTAAAGACATTACATTGTCAACTGTAAAACTAGATGAAACATTTACAGACAATCTACCTTCTTTTCCTTTTTTTGTTGTTACAAGAATTACACCATTTGCACCTTGACTTCCATATAAAGCAGAAGCTGACGCTCCTTTTAATACTGTTATAGATTCAACATCATCAGGATTAATTAAAGACATAGCGTCTCCTCCATCTCTGTTCCCTGTTTGACTACCAAAAATATCAGTTCCTGGTTCTGAACCATTAGATCCATTTCCACTATTTAACATTGGTACTCCATCAATAACATATAAAGGATCATTATTAGTAGTAGAAGAGTTACCTCTTAATACAACTTTTGCAGTTCCTCCTACACCAGACGAACTTCTTGTGATAGTTACCCCTGCTGATTTACCTGATAAACTGTTAATAGGATTTGTTTGTTTTACCTTTGTTAATTCATCTCCATTTACTTCCTGAGCTGAATAAGTAAGTGCCTTTTTTTCTTTTTTAATTCCTAAGGCAGTTACAACTACTTCATTTAAAACATTATCATCTTCTAATGCTATATTAATAGTTACTGACTGATTGGTTACAGCTTTTGATTGTGCTTTCATACCTAAATAAGTAAAAAGCAAAACATCTCCTACTGAGGCTTTAATTTGATATTTCCCATCAAAGTCGGTTTCAACCCCTTTAGTAGTTCCTTTAATAATTACTCCTACCCCCGGAAGAGGTCCCCCCTCTGACTTCGAAGTCACTACCCCTTTTATTGTTTTTTCTTGACCTAAAGCCAGTTGTGTTACTAAAAAAGAAAAACAAAATAGTAGTAAAATTTTATTTTTTTTCATGAATAAGTTAATTAATTGTTTGCTTAAAGTTATGTACTTCTGAAAATGTTAAAAAAATATTATATACAAACAACATCAAATAGGCAATGAATGACTCTATTTTATAGATTATCATAAATCAGTCTATTTTAGATGTTAAGTCTTGTTTGGTACACCCAAAAAAATGGTATAAATTACACACTCAATTTACTTTAATTTTGAATTTTAGAAAAAATAAATACTCAAATAGAACCATAAAAAGAAAGTACCATATCCTTTTTTGGGCTGGCTATTTTCTTTTTAACGTTATTAGATGGGGAAGCTATTTTGATGATTATTGGTACTCATTAAAATCTAACTTAATAGAATTCCCTCTACATATATTTATTGTTTATGCTAATTTGTATTTTTTTATTCCAAAATACCTAATACAAAAAAAGTATAAAAGATATATTACATCATTATTTATATCACTAAGTTTTTTATACACTGCTAGAACAGCTCTTAATTATTTCCTAGTCACTAAAAACATATGGCCAGAATCTGAAGGATACCAAGAGGCCTTTACCTTTAATCATATTATAGCTGTTACACTGGGAGAACTATATGTTTTAGCTTTAGCTACAGCTATAAAACTAACAGTAGACTGGGTAAACCAACGCAATAGAATAGAAAATTTAAAAAAAGAGCATTTAAAAAGTGAATTAAACTTTTTAAAAACCCAAATACAGCCACATTTTTTCTTTAACACATTAAACAACCTGTATGCTTTAACTTTGGAAAAATCAGATTTAGCATCAACAGTCGTATTAAAACTATCTGATATAATGCAATACGTTATTTATGATGTAAAAGAACCCAAGGTAAAGCTTTTAAAAGAAATTGAATACATCCAAAACTATTTAGATTTAGAATTACTTCGTTGCAATAAAAATTCAACAGTAGATTTAAACATAAAAGGAAATATAGCCAACGCAAAAGTGCCTCCTTTAATTTTTTTATCATACATAGAAAACTGTTTTAAACATGGAAATAAAAATAATAATGATTTTTATATCTATATTAGTTTCGAAATCACTCAAGAAAACAATTTAATTTTTAGTCTTAAAAATAGTTTCGAGCCTTCTTTAAATCAAAAGAAAAAAAGAGGGATCGGAAATACAAATACGAAAAGAAGGCTTGATTTAATATTCAAAAAAAATTATAAACTTGATATTTCACAAGAAAATAATTTATATTCTGTTAATTTAGAGATTCCTCTAACCAAAAAACAATAAAGTGAAAATTAATTGTGTTATTATAGATGACGAACCTTTAGCTATTAATGTTATAAAAAACCACCTACAAGAATTTCAAAACATAAATATTGTAGATACATTTAATAACCCTTTAGAAGCAATAAACACTCTTGAGAAAGACCCTATAGATGTTTTGTTTTTAGATATTAATATGCCAAAAATGAACGGGTTAGAATTCTTAAAAAATATCCCTGTAAAACCACATGTAATCATTACAACTGCTTATCGAGAATTTGCTGCAGAAAGTTACGATCTAGATGTTCTTGATTACTTAGTAAAACCTATACCTTTTCCACGATTTTTAAAATCGATTAATAAACTTACTCAACAACTACATTTAAATCAAAATGTGAAAAATATTCATACAAATGAAGATTCTTATATTTTTTTAAAGGTAGACAAAAAACTAGTTAAGGTAAAATATGACAACCTCTTGTACATAGAAAGTTTAAAAGACTACATAAAAGTTTGTACTACTGATGGAAACTACATCGTACATAAATCATTAACAAGTATAACAGAAGAACTACCAAGCAATAACTTTTTACGTATTCATAGATCATATACAATTGCTATTGATAAAGTAAATTCTGTTGAAGGAAATTCAGTAGATATAAACAATAAAAGAATACCTATAGGTAGAAAATACATAAACAATACAAAACAAATTATTTTAAACAATAATTAATTAATGAAAATAAAGGCTTTTTGTCTTTGTTTTTATTTTGTTTATCAAAAAAAACATAGTTGTTGGTAGAATTAATTTACCATAAACCTTTCAATTTCATTAGATTTCAACTTTTAAAAACTAATTAATGATTAACTTAAGCTCTCTTGATTACACTATAATCATATTATTTTTCACTATTGTATTGGCAATAGGTATATATGTATCTAAAAAATCTGGTAAAAATTCAGAAGAGTTTTTTTTATCTGGAAGAAACATGCCTTGGTGGTTATTAGGATTATCAATGGTAGCAACAACATTTTCAACTGATACACCTAACTTAGTTACAGATATAGTTAGAAAAAACGGAGTCTCTGGAAATTGGGTTTGGTGGGCTTTTCTAATAACAGGTTTACTAACAGTATTTGTTTACGCTAAACTTTGGCGAAAATCAAATGTAAATACAGACATTGAATTTTATGAACTGCGTTATGGTGGAAAACCTGCAAAATTTCTTAGAAAGCTACGTGCCGTATATCTTGGTGTCATATTCAATATAATGGCTATGGCTGCAGTAACACTTGCCGCTATAAAAATTGGTCAAATAATGCTTGGCTTAGAACCTTGGCAAACCATTGTATACGC is a genomic window containing:
- a CDS encoding SusC/RagA family TonB-linked outer membrane protein gives rise to the protein MKKNKILLLFCFSFLVTQLALGQEKTIKGVVTSKSEGGPLPGVGVIIKGTTKGVETDFDGKYQIKASVGDVLLFTYLGMKAQSKAVTNQSVTINIALEDDNVLNEVVVTALGIKKEKKALTYSAQEVNGDELTKVKQTNPINSLSGKSAGVTITRSSSGVGGTAKVVLRGNSSTTNNDPLYVIDGVPMLNSGNGSNGSEPGTDIFGSQTGNRDGGDAMSLINPDDVESITVLKGASASALYGSQGANGVILVTTKKGKEGRLSVNVSSSFTVDNVMSLPKLQSEYQSASVGSPIAENGRVTDPKSWGAKAQGLSNDAKSFFNTGYTAINSVALTSGNAKVQTYFSYANTLAEGVVPGNRLVRNNVTLRETAKFLKDKINISASVNLSDQRIWNRPTNGLYSNALTGVYLHPVGIDRDIYKNKFEYFNQTTNMMDQYASSFDENIQQNPYWLINRNPSQDIVQRVLANVSAKYQVTDNFSLQSRVSYDKSFFTFDKKQYAGTDPVNSGDNGRYVLEKTENTQQYIDLIANYSKDFSEDLTFTGLLGTSLTKYSIGDQILLDSGRDGKGLNFPNVFTIANFETTNNIRQSVGNREVQSVFGSANFGYKKMLFLDVTGRTDWSSTLVNTNSTSFFYPSIGLTGVLSEMFEMPESINFGKLRVSYAEVGKDIPVYATLPLNKINQTNTGISTAPFAPIEGETLEPERQKAFEIGTEWRFLNNRLGFELTYYSTKTLNQIFFIQAEPNPNGYSQNIVNAGEISNKGIELVLNGKPIRNENFTWNTVLNFAQNKNKVVSVHPSLQDGEAIVTARGVNGYEFSLIEGEDFGSIKARSLVRNQNGVPVINTSGALKSTEFKTVAHAQPDFTLGWSNSFDYKNFTFSFLIDGKFGGDVVSVTEAVNDKYGVSQATADARNTNGGMINVVNEAGVASQITAQDYYNAIGGRDGMLGEYVYDATNVSLRELSIGYKLPVKGEFFKSVRLSLIANNLFFFYKEAPFDPNISASTGLGLQGVDIFNQPSTRSIGFNVNINF
- a CDS encoding sensor histidine kinase encodes the protein MNFRKNKYSNRTIKRKYHILFWAGYFLFNVIRWGSYFDDYWYSLKSNLIEFPLHIFIVYANLYFFIPKYLIQKKYKRYITSLFISLSFLYTARTALNYFLVTKNIWPESEGYQEAFTFNHIIAVTLGELYVLALATAIKLTVDWVNQRNRIENLKKEHLKSELNFLKTQIQPHFFFNTLNNLYALTLEKSDLASTVVLKLSDIMQYVIYDVKEPKVKLLKEIEYIQNYLDLELLRCNKNSTVDLNIKGNIANAKVPPLIFLSYIENCFKHGNKNNNDFYIYISFEITQENNLIFSLKNSFEPSLNQKKKRGIGNTNTKRRLDLIFKKNYKLDISQENNLYSVNLEIPLTKKQ
- a CDS encoding LytTR family DNA-binding domain-containing protein, whose protein sequence is MKINCVIIDDEPLAINVIKNHLQEFQNINIVDTFNNPLEAINTLEKDPIDVLFLDINMPKMNGLEFLKNIPVKPHVIITTAYREFAAESYDLDVLDYLVKPIPFPRFLKSINKLTQQLHLNQNVKNIHTNEDSYIFLKVDKKLVKVKYDNLLYIESLKDYIKVCTTDGNYIVHKSLTSITEELPSNNFLRIHRSYTIAIDKVNSVEGNSVDINNKRIPIGRKYINNTKQIILNNN